The DNA segment TCGATGACTCCGTCTTTGCGCGCAAGAACCTGGCACGCATGATTGAGTCCTTCGGTGGACAACTGGCGGGGGAAGCGGGGGATGGCTGTACCGCCATCGCCGAGTACGGGCGCACTCAGCCCGATGTAGTGCTGATGGACATTACGATGCCGCAGATGGAGGGCATCGAGGCGGCCGAACGAATTGTGCGCCAAAGTCCCGAGGCGCGCATCGTGATGGTTTCCTCGGTGGGCTATCAGGAAAACATTATTGCCGCTCTGCAAAAGGGAGCGCGCCATTTTGTCCAGAAACCGGTGAAGCCCGAAGTGCTC comes from the Terriglobales bacterium genome and includes:
- a CDS encoding response regulator → MEQFAPLIRSKDMRPIRYLVVDDSVFARKNLARMIESFGGQLAGEAGDGCTAIAEYGRTQPDVVLMDITMPQMEGIEAAERIVRQSPEARIVMVSSVGYQENIIAALQKGARHFVQKPVKPEVLYEVIKYVLGDEATVGAVPAGVSQ